Proteins found in one Paenibacillus dendritiformis genomic segment:
- a CDS encoding ArsB/NhaD family transporter: MGHDASTWQVTIAVIVFLVTYAIIISEKINRAIIALLGAVAMLVLQIVDVHRAFTEHIEWNTIFLLVGMMILVGITNKSGIFQYAAVKAAQRTKGRPIRILVILATLTAVGSAFLDNVTTVLLVVPITFSITRMLSINPVPFLITEVIASNVGGTATLIGDPPNIMIGSANPHLTFNMFLIYLAPVIAVIMAVLLAVLVFIYRKQLKVTDSQRQALMELSAESYISDKGLVRKSVTILVLTILGFMLHSAIHVEPAVIAMAGATLLMLIGLKGEEELEEALHRVEWITILFFIGLFILVGGLIEVGIINQLAQWMLSVTSGDMTRTAMFVLWGSGIASATIDNIPFVATMIPLLQDVGTQMGITDPNQLNPLWWSLALGACLGGNGTLIGASANVIVAGMAQREGRGFGYMDFLKIGAPLTLLSLAISTVYIFLFIL; this comes from the coding sequence ATGGGACATGATGCGTCGACATGGCAGGTCACGATTGCGGTAATCGTCTTTTTAGTGACCTATGCCATCATCATTTCGGAAAAAATTAACCGGGCCATTATCGCCCTGCTTGGAGCAGTGGCGATGCTTGTGCTGCAAATCGTAGATGTGCACCGCGCGTTCACCGAGCATATCGAATGGAACACGATTTTCCTGCTGGTCGGGATGATGATACTGGTCGGGATTACGAACAAGAGCGGTATCTTTCAATATGCCGCCGTCAAGGCGGCCCAGCGAACAAAAGGCAGGCCGATCCGGATCCTGGTGATACTAGCGACGTTAACTGCGGTCGGATCGGCTTTTCTGGATAATGTGACGACCGTGCTGCTGGTCGTGCCAATTACGTTTTCCATTACCCGGATGCTCAGTATCAATCCGGTTCCGTTTTTGATTACGGAAGTGATCGCATCGAATGTGGGCGGCACCGCAACCTTGATCGGCGACCCGCCGAATATTATGATCGGGTCTGCGAACCCGCATTTGACTTTTAATATGTTCTTGATCTATTTGGCGCCGGTCATCGCGGTCATCATGGCCGTGCTGCTTGCCGTGCTCGTATTTATTTACCGGAAGCAGTTGAAGGTCACGGACAGTCAGCGCCAAGCGCTGATGGAGCTGTCGGCGGAATCGTATATTTCCGACAAGGGGCTCGTCAGGAAATCGGTCACGATCCTCGTATTGACGATCTTGGGCTTCATGCTTCACTCGGCCATTCATGTGGAGCCGGCGGTTATCGCGATGGCGGGAGCTACGCTGCTGATGCTGATCGGCCTGAAGGGTGAAGAAGAGCTGGAAGAAGCACTGCATCGGGTGGAATGGATAACCATCTTGTTCTTCATCGGTCTGTTCATTCTTGTAGGAGGACTAATCGAAGTCGGCATCATCAATCAATTGGCCCAATGGATGTTGAGCGTCACGAGCGGCGATATGACGCGAACCGCCATGTTCGTGCTCTGGGGCTCGGGCATCGCGTCCGCGACGATTGACAATATCCCTTTTGTGGCGACGATGATTCCGCTCCTGCAGGATGTCGGGACCCAGATGGGCATTACGGATCCGAACCAATTGAATCCGCTCTGGTGGTCACTGGCGCTGGGCGCTTGTCTGGGGGGCAACGGGACCTTGATCGGCGCATCGGCGAACGTGATTGTGGCAGGAATGGCGCAGCGCGAGGGACGTGGCTTCGGGTATATGGATTTTCTCAAAATCGGGGCTCCGCTGACGCTGCTGTCGCTGGCGATTTCAACTGTCTACATTTTCCTGTTCATCCTCTAA
- a CDS encoding DUF421 domain-containing protein — protein sequence MEVWTLVLRTILMYIVVFVVLRLMGKREIGKLSVFDVVISIMIAEIAVFVIEDGKKPLWQGLVPIIVLIIIQISVAYIALKSQWIRHLFDGKPSVIIKNGQLDRPEMARQRYNLDDLMQQLREQGVDNIGDVRYAILEANGKLTVFLKQDSDTPTAEQSQSGAQQSGGILEDDYTGDTKGPGPVTAGSSASSSGGRKKAKKQRPALRKPERYHFTTLPLPLIMDGKVQDHNLSTINKTRFWLKNQLTLKGVSEFKDVFFCSIDHRGHLFVDRKHK from the coding sequence ATGGAAGTCTGGACTCTCGTATTGCGCACAATCCTGATGTATATTGTGGTCTTCGTCGTGCTTCGTCTGATGGGCAAAAGAGAGATCGGCAAGCTGTCCGTCTTCGATGTCGTCATCTCCATCATGATCGCGGAGATTGCGGTCTTTGTCATCGAAGACGGCAAGAAGCCGCTATGGCAAGGGCTTGTCCCGATCATCGTGCTTATTATCATTCAGATCAGCGTGGCTTACATAGCCTTGAAAAGCCAATGGATAAGGCATTTGTTCGATGGCAAGCCAAGCGTTATCATCAAGAACGGCCAGCTTGACCGCCCGGAGATGGCGCGGCAGCGGTACAATCTGGACGACCTGATGCAGCAGCTCCGCGAGCAGGGCGTGGATAATATCGGAGATGTTCGCTATGCGATACTGGAGGCGAACGGCAAGCTGACCGTGTTCCTGAAGCAGGACTCGGATACGCCGACCGCCGAGCAATCCCAGAGCGGCGCCCAGCAATCGGGAGGCATTCTGGAGGATGATTATACGGGGGATACGAAAGGTCCCGGCCCGGTTACCGCCGGCAGCTCAGCCTCCTCGTCGGGCGGCCGAAAGAAGGCCAAGAAGCAGCGCCCCGCCTTGCGCAAGCCGGAGCGTTACCATTTCACGACCTTGCCGCTGCCGCTGATTATGGATGGCAAGGTGCAGGATCATAATCTGTCGACCATCAATAAGACCCGCTTCTGGTTGAAAAACCAGCTTACGTTGAAAGGCGTCAGCGAATTTAAAGACGTTTTTTTCTGTTCTATCGATCATCGGGGCCACTTATTCGTGGATCGGAAGCATAAGTAG